In Ectothiorhodospira sp. BSL-9, a single window of DNA contains:
- a CDS encoding DUF502 domain-containing protein has translation MKGLTRTFLAGLAAILPILVTVALILWLSNTLEQVLGALLKGVLPDVLYFPGMGLLVGIALIFALGILLRVYLVQGIFHWLEGLMQRIPVVKTIHGVVRDVTRLFSGEIHERFGEAVIVTLPGVDFRLVGFVTRSDFEGLPDNLGKKGTIAVYLPMSYQIGGYTLMLPRDRVEPLDLSLEDAMRYTLTAGVSARRDE, from the coding sequence TTGAAAGGATTGACGCGCACATTTCTCGCTGGCCTGGCAGCCATTCTGCCCATTCTCGTCACCGTTGCCCTGATCCTCTGGCTGAGCAACACCCTGGAACAGGTACTGGGCGCCCTCCTCAAGGGTGTGTTGCCGGATGTCCTCTACTTCCCTGGCATGGGCCTGCTCGTGGGCATCGCACTGATCTTCGCGCTGGGGATATTGCTCCGGGTCTACCTGGTGCAGGGCATCTTTCATTGGCTGGAAGGCTTGATGCAGCGCATCCCGGTGGTGAAGACCATCCATGGGGTGGTACGGGACGTCACCCGATTGTTTTCCGGGGAGATTCACGAGCGCTTTGGCGAGGCGGTGATCGTCACACTGCCGGGCGTGGATTTTCGCCTGGTGGGGTTCGTGACCCGCAGCGACTTCGAGGGGCTGCCCGATAATCTGGGCAAGAAGGGTACCATCGCGGTCTATCTGCCCATGAGCTACCAGATTGGCGGCTATACGCTGATGCTGCCTCGAGACCGGGTGGAACCGCTGGACCTGTCCCTGGAGGATGCCATGCGTTACACCCTCACGGCCGGTGTTTCCGCGCGACGTGACGAGTGA
- the nspC gene encoding carboxynorspermidine decarboxylase, whose translation MSRKVTAMDNPFDIQACPSPAFVVDDALLIRNLELLRQVQEDSGARILLALKGFAMWDTFPLVNQYLVGTTASGQDEARLGAETFGGEVHCFSPAFSDAEMDVVLQYADHISFNSPGQWLHHRARVAAHPRAISCGLRVNPEHSEGTVALYDPCTPGSRLGTRARDLEGVDLTGLEGLHFHTLCEQNSDALERTLGAFEGRFGQFLPDLKWVNFGGGHHITRSDYDIDRLIKVIRGFRERHNGIPVYLEPGEAIALNTGYLVSTVLDIIDNEGPIAILDTSATAHMPDVLEMPYRPEIIGAGMPEEKAHTYRLGGLTCLAGDMIGAYSFDRPLKIGDRLVFTDMAHYSMVKTNTFNGMRLPAICRVDAQTREVRVVRTFGYEAYKERLS comes from the coding sequence TTGAGCCGCAAGGTCACCGCCATGGACAACCCGTTTGATATTCAGGCCTGCCCCTCGCCGGCCTTCGTGGTGGACGATGCCCTGCTGATCCGCAATCTGGAGTTGCTGCGGCAGGTCCAGGAGGACAGTGGGGCGCGCATTCTCCTGGCCCTGAAGGGGTTTGCCATGTGGGATACCTTCCCGCTGGTGAACCAGTACCTGGTAGGCACCACCGCCAGTGGCCAGGACGAGGCCCGCCTGGGTGCGGAAACCTTTGGCGGCGAGGTGCATTGTTTCTCGCCGGCCTTCTCCGACGCCGAAATGGATGTGGTGCTGCAGTACGCCGACCACATCAGCTTCAACTCTCCCGGGCAGTGGCTGCACCACCGCGCGCGCGTCGCGGCCCACCCCCGAGCCATCTCCTGCGGTCTGCGCGTCAATCCCGAACATTCTGAAGGGACCGTGGCCCTGTACGATCCCTGTACGCCGGGTTCACGCCTGGGCACCCGGGCGCGGGATCTGGAAGGGGTGGATCTCACCGGACTGGAGGGGCTGCATTTCCACACCCTGTGCGAACAGAACAGCGACGCCCTGGAGCGCACCCTGGGGGCCTTCGAAGGCCGCTTCGGTCAGTTCCTGCCCGATCTCAAGTGGGTGAATTTCGGGGGTGGCCACCATATCACCCGGTCCGATTACGACATCGATCGCCTGATCAAGGTGATACGTGGCTTCAGGGAGCGTCACAATGGCATCCCCGTCTACCTGGAACCGGGCGAGGCCATTGCCCTGAACACCGGCTACCTGGTGAGCACGGTACTGGACATCATCGACAACGAAGGCCCCATCGCCATTCTGGACACCTCAGCCACGGCCCACATGCCGGATGTGCTGGAAATGCCCTACCGACCCGAGATCATCGGCGCCGGCATGCCCGAGGAAAAGGCCCACACCTACCGCCTGGGAGGCCTCACCTGCCTGGCGGGGGACATGATCGGGGCGTATTCCTTCGACCGACCCTTGAAGATCGGTGATCGCCTGGTGTTCACCGACATGGCTCACTACTCCATGGTGAAGACGAACACCTTCAACGGCATGCGCCTGCCGGCCATCTGCCGCGTGGACGCACAGACGCGTGAGGTACGGGTGGTCAGGACCTTTGGCTACGAGGCCTACAAGGAACGTTTGAGTTAA
- a CDS encoding saccharopine dehydrogenase family protein yields MSKVLIIGAGGVGSVVTHKCAQHPEVFSEICLASRNEAKCRDIAAKLNRPIQTAQVDADDVDALVRLIESFKPDLLIHVALPYQDLTIMEACLKTGVPYLDTANYEHPDEAKFEYKEQWAFQDRYEKAGLMATLGCGFDPGMTNIYCAWGQKNLFDEIHQIDILDANGGDHGYPFATNFNPEINIREVTANGRYWENGEWKETPPLSEKREFDFDEIGPKDIYLLYHEELESLVQNIRGLKRIRFWMTFSQQYLTHLKVLENVGMTGIEPVMYEGKEVIPLQFLKSVLPDPASLGPRTKGKTNIGVILDGIKDGKRRKVHIYNICDHQACYREVQSQAVSYTTGVPAVTGAMLMLQGIWKGAGVFNVEQMDPDPFMERIGDMGLPWQMKELDPDADPLG; encoded by the coding sequence ATGAGCAAAGTCCTGATCATCGGCGCCGGCGGCGTCGGCAGTGTCGTCACCCACAAGTGCGCCCAGCATCCCGAAGTCTTCTCGGAGATCTGCCTGGCCAGCCGCAATGAAGCCAAGTGCCGGGATATCGCCGCCAAGCTGAATCGGCCCATCCAGACCGCCCAGGTGGACGCGGATGATGTGGATGCCCTGGTACGCCTGATCGAATCCTTCAAGCCGGATCTGCTGATCCACGTGGCCCTGCCCTACCAGGACCTCACCATCATGGAGGCCTGCCTGAAGACCGGCGTGCCCTACCTGGATACGGCCAATTACGAGCACCCGGACGAGGCAAAGTTCGAATACAAGGAACAGTGGGCCTTCCAGGACCGCTATGAAAAGGCCGGCCTCATGGCCACCCTGGGTTGCGGTTTCGACCCCGGCATGACCAACATCTACTGCGCCTGGGGCCAGAAGAACCTCTTCGACGAGATCCACCAGATCGACATCCTGGACGCCAATGGCGGCGACCATGGTTATCCCTTTGCCACCAACTTCAACCCGGAGATCAACATCCGTGAGGTCACCGCCAACGGACGTTACTGGGAGAACGGTGAGTGGAAGGAAACCCCGCCCCTGTCGGAGAAGCGGGAGTTTGATTTTGACGAGATTGGTCCCAAGGACATCTATCTGCTGTACCACGAGGAACTGGAATCCCTGGTGCAGAACATCCGCGGCCTCAAGCGCATCCGCTTCTGGATGACCTTCTCCCAGCAGTACCTCACGCACCTCAAGGTGCTGGAGAACGTGGGCATGACCGGTATCGAACCAGTCATGTATGAAGGCAAGGAAGTGATCCCCCTGCAGTTCCTCAAGTCCGTGCTGCCCGACCCGGCCTCCCTGGGGCCGCGCACCAAGGGCAAGACCAACATTGGCGTCATCCTGGATGGCATCAAGGATGGCAAGCGCCGCAAGGTGCACATCTACAACATCTGTGACCACCAGGCCTGCTACCGGGAAGTTCAGTCCCAGGCGGTGTCCTACACCACGGGTGTGCCCGCCGTCACCGGCGCCATGCTCATGCTGCAGGGCATCTGGAAGGGTGCTGGCGTGTTCAACGTGGAGCAGATGGACCCCGACCCCTTCATGGAGCGCATCGGCGACATGGGCCTGCCCTGGCAGATGAAGGAACTGGATCCGGACGCGGACCCGCTGGGTTGA
- a CDS encoding IS3 family transposase (programmed frameshift) has protein sequence MSRKRKQYSADFKAKVALEALKGEQTTSELAARFEIHPTMVSQWRRELLDKATGIFEGKGGGKAAQKTQEEIDTLYREIGKLTVERDFLSRRPRSLSRAQRQALVEPQAVDVSVRRQCQLLDISRSSVYYRPKPTQDSDLELMRLIDEEYLRRPFYGSRRMRAYLNRLSHPVNRKRVQRLMRQMGLHAVYPRPRTSRPGEGHQIYPYLLRDLVIDRPNQVWATDVTFIPMARGFMYLVAIMDWHSRRVLSWRVSNTLDTDFCIDALEEALARHGRPEIFNTDQGCQFTSKAFTQVLKDHKIQISMDGKGCYQDNIFVERLWRSVKYECVYLKAFDNGVHLRQDLKQYFTWYNAERPHQGLDDATPDEVYFNQPLTRAA, from the exons ATGAGCAGGAAACGCAAGCAATACAGCGCCGACTTCAAGGCCAAGGTGGCCCTTGAAGCCCTCAAAGGGGAACAGACCACCTCGGAGCTGGCAGCCCGCTTCGAGATCCATCCGACCATGGTGAGTCAGTGGCGGCGTGAGTTGCTGGACAAGGCGACGGGGATCTTCGAGGGCAAGGGTGGGGGCAAGGCGGCCCAGAAGACTCAGGAGGAGATCGACACCCTGTACCGTGAGATCGGCAAGCTGACGGTGGAACGCGATTTTTTATCACGCAGGC CTCGGTCGTTGAGCCGGGCCCAGCGACAGGCCCTGGTGGAGCCGCAGGCGGTTGATGTCAGCGTCCGGCGACAGTGTCAGTTGCTCGACATCAGCCGTTCTTCGGTGTACTACCGGCCCAAGCCGACCCAGGATAGCGACCTGGAGCTGATGCGCCTGATTGACGAGGAATACCTGCGAAGGCCGTTCTATGGTTCGCGGCGGATGAGGGCCTACCTCAACCGCTTGAGCCACCCGGTAAACCGCAAGCGAGTCCAGCGGCTGATGCGCCAGATGGGCCTGCACGCCGTGTATCCGAGGCCGCGCACCAGTCGACCGGGCGAGGGCCACCAGATCTATCCCTACCTGCTGCGGGATCTGGTGATCGATCGTCCCAACCAGGTCTGGGCGACCGATGTGACGTTCATCCCGATGGCCCGGGGGTTCATGTACCTGGTGGCCATCATGGACTGGCACAGTCGTCGTGTGCTCTCCTGGCGTGTGTCGAACACCCTGGACACCGACTTCTGCATTGATGCCCTTGAGGAGGCTCTGGCACGCCATGGGCGACCCGAGATATTCAACACGGACCAAGGCTGCCAGTTCACCAGCAAGGCGTTCACCCAGGTGCTGAAAGACCACAAAATCCAGATCAGCATGGACGGTAAGGGCTGTTACCAGGACAACATCTTTGTGGAGCGGCTCTGGCGCAGCGTGAAGTACGAGTGCGTCTACCTGAAGGCCTTTGATAATGGCGTCCACTTACGCCAGGATCTGAAGCAGTACTTCACCTGGTACAACGCCGAGCGGCCCCATCAGGGGCTGGACGACGCAACACCGGATGAGGTTTACTTCAACCAACCTCTGACTCGGGCGGCCTGA
- a CDS encoding HDOD domain-containing protein, whose protein sequence is MDGVHFTVLRAIAAEVEKEEGDLIQVARLVSEDVSVSGGILLVVNSPLFRRRREISSIREAVMLLGLQRVYSVARTVALRNALSHLPRMHEFWKSSVTLAEACGAAARRVKRPDLVDDAYLVGLFHLVGVPALRSVFGEAYESVERQADLRGWHSAIHEEQRRYGVSHDRLGALITQRWRAPTSVIQATAHQYQVQRLDMLVTLHPDARDLLVMLKLALRATTAVDPARMTYADWEATQDFLADYLALDVQSLDALVDELN, encoded by the coding sequence GTGGATGGGGTCCACTTCACCGTGCTGCGTGCCATTGCAGCCGAGGTGGAAAAGGAGGAGGGCGATCTGATTCAGGTAGCCAGGCTTGTGTCGGAGGATGTCAGTGTCTCCGGCGGCATCCTGCTGGTGGTGAACTCCCCCTTGTTCCGCCGTCGCCGCGAGATCAGTTCCATTCGTGAGGCGGTCATGCTGTTGGGGCTTCAGCGGGTGTACTCGGTGGCACGCACGGTGGCCCTGCGTAATGCCCTGTCTCACTTGCCGCGCATGCACGAATTCTGGAAATCCAGCGTCACCCTGGCTGAAGCCTGTGGTGCGGCGGCACGTCGCGTGAAGCGGCCGGATCTGGTGGACGATGCCTATCTGGTGGGGCTGTTCCACCTGGTTGGCGTGCCTGCACTGCGCAGCGTGTTTGGCGAGGCCTACGAGAGCGTTGAGCGTCAGGCGGATTTGAGGGGGTGGCACTCCGCCATCCACGAGGAACAGCGACGCTATGGGGTCAGTCATGATCGCCTGGGGGCGCTGATCACTCAGCGCTGGCGCGCACCAACGAGCGTCATCCAGGCAACGGCCCACCAGTATCAGGTGCAGCGTCTGGATATGCTGGTGACGCTGCACCCGGACGCCCGGGATCTGCTGGTCATGCTCAAGCTGGCGCTTCGGGCCACCACCGCTGTTGACCCAGCACGCATGACCTATGCGGACTGGGAGGCCACACAGGACTTCCTGGCCGACTACCTGGCCCTGGATGTCCAGTCACTGGATGCCCTGGTGGATGAACTGAACTAG
- a CDS encoding 1-phosphofructokinase family hexose kinase encodes MHKRIVTLTLNPAVDSSCSAERVKAIHKVRTTNERYDPGGGGINVARVLNELEAGSFAVYLAGGRPGDVLDELIAQAGVMSHRVHILESTRMSHVVFEESSGQEFRFTPEGPQIRRNEWQGALDFIEMLDFDYVVASGSLPRGVPEDVYARLAVSVKRRGGKLILDTSGPALAAALEEGVYMAKPSRGEFAGLMGRDLEDPKDLEEAARECVAAGGVELLAITLGHDGAVLATRDGIHRLATPEVTARSAVGAGDSFVAGMTFGLSRGEDVQRAFALGVAAGTATVLTSGTELCHKSDIEHFWKLLLSGQASTAT; translated from the coding sequence ATGCATAAGCGAATCGTCACACTGACCTTGAACCCGGCCGTGGATTCCTCGTGCTCGGCCGAAAGGGTGAAGGCCATCCACAAGGTGCGCACCACGAATGAGCGCTATGACCCCGGTGGTGGCGGCATCAACGTGGCGCGGGTACTGAATGAGCTGGAAGCCGGCAGTTTCGCGGTTTACCTGGCGGGCGGGCGCCCAGGGGACGTGCTGGATGAACTGATCGCCCAGGCGGGGGTGATGTCCCATCGGGTACATATTCTGGAATCCACGCGGATGAGCCATGTGGTGTTCGAGGAAAGCTCGGGGCAGGAATTTCGCTTCACACCCGAGGGCCCACAGATCCGGCGCAACGAATGGCAGGGAGCACTGGACTTCATCGAAATGCTGGATTTTGACTATGTCGTCGCCAGCGGCAGCCTGCCCCGGGGTGTGCCGGAAGACGTCTACGCCCGACTCGCAGTCTCCGTGAAACGACGCGGTGGCAAGCTCATCCTGGACACCTCGGGACCGGCTCTGGCAGCGGCTCTGGAGGAAGGTGTGTACATGGCCAAGCCCAGCCGCGGCGAATTTGCAGGCCTGATGGGCAGAGACCTGGAAGATCCCAAAGACCTGGAAGAAGCCGCGCGGGAGTGCGTGGCTGCCGGGGGCGTGGAACTGCTGGCCATCACCCTCGGGCATGACGGAGCCGTGCTGGCCACCCGGGACGGCATCCACCGCCTCGCCACCCCGGAGGTGACTGCGCGCTCAGCCGTGGGCGCCGGCGATAGCTTCGTGGCAGGCATGACCTTTGGCCTCTCCCGGGGAGAGGATGTCCAGCGTGCCTTCGCCCTGGGTGTGGCCGCAGGTACCGCGACCGTGCTGACATCCGGCACGGAGTTGTGCCACAAATCCGACATCGAACACTTCTGGAAGTTGTTGCTCAGCGGCCAGGCTTCCACGGCCACTTGA
- a CDS encoding alpha/beta hydrolase — MTEANSARARFSGMARGLTAILATMGILVALWQLMSGPEGLQITHDRVDGVPITVVSPTATEPGPVAVIAHGFAGSRQMMQPLAITLARQGYLAITLDFPGHGANAEPFVPDLMNMERRRQLLGGALERVVDHARSHPAGDGSVTLMGHSMAGDIMLQHGQQHPGQVRSMVLISPFIAEDTSMEGLDNLLFIFGELEPEPLRNTAAPAFELHDASQVQPGMTYGDLAQGDARRLAVIEGAEHMGIIQARQALLESLAWMEGVTPADLDAPFVDARGPWLGLLFLGIIALAWPLMRALPRVAHPARGSDMPWRRLWPVAVVPAILTPLLLWQVPLGVLPLLLSDYLTMHFAVYGLLTWAGLWLMQRRHGNVFGPFPGRTAWGALVAATVLATAYGTLAVGLPIHAFVTGYLPIPERLVWLPVIFLGTLLFFSADEWLTRGETGTTGAHALTKVLFLLSLAGAVVLRLDELFFLIIIFPAIAVFLLVYGLLARWVFTGTGHPLVGAIAVAFSLAWGMSVTFPLVGY, encoded by the coding sequence ATGACCGAAGCGAACAGTGCAAGAGCCCGGTTCTCCGGAATGGCCCGGGGTTTGACTGCCATACTGGCGACCATGGGCATCCTGGTGGCCCTGTGGCAGTTGATGTCGGGGCCCGAAGGCCTGCAGATCACCCATGATCGGGTGGACGGCGTTCCCATCACCGTGGTCAGTCCCACCGCCACCGAGCCCGGCCCGGTGGCGGTCATCGCCCATGGCTTCGCCGGCTCCCGGCAGATGATGCAGCCTCTGGCCATCACACTGGCCCGGCAGGGTTATCTGGCCATCACCCTGGATTTCCCCGGCCACGGGGCCAATGCCGAACCCTTCGTACCGGACCTGATGAATATGGAACGGCGCCGCCAGTTGCTGGGCGGTGCGCTGGAGCGGGTTGTGGACCACGCCCGCAGCCATCCGGCCGGCGATGGCAGCGTTACCCTGATGGGGCATTCCATGGCCGGTGACATCATGCTCCAGCATGGCCAGCAGCATCCGGGACAGGTGCGCTCCATGGTGCTGATATCCCCCTTCATTGCCGAAGACACCTCCATGGAAGGGCTGGATAACCTGCTGTTCATCTTCGGAGAACTGGAGCCCGAACCCCTGCGGAACACGGCAGCGCCGGCCTTCGAGCTTCACGACGCCTCCCAGGTGCAACCCGGCATGACCTATGGCGACCTTGCCCAGGGCGATGCCCGCCGGCTGGCGGTGATCGAAGGGGCCGAGCACATGGGCATCATCCAGGCTCGGCAGGCGCTGCTGGAGTCCCTGGCCTGGATGGAGGGCGTGACGCCAGCCGATCTGGACGCGCCCTTTGTGGATGCCAGGGGCCCCTGGCTGGGCCTGCTGTTCCTGGGTATCATCGCCCTGGCCTGGCCCCTGATGCGTGCCCTGCCCCGGGTGGCCCATCCGGCCCGGGGCTCGGATATGCCATGGCGCCGGCTCTGGCCCGTGGCAGTGGTTCCCGCCATTCTTACGCCGTTGCTGCTCTGGCAGGTACCGCTGGGGGTGCTGCCACTGTTGCTGTCCGACTATCTGACCATGCATTTCGCGGTCTATGGGCTGCTCACCTGGGCGGGACTCTGGCTGATGCAGCGCCGCCATGGCAATGTCTTCGGGCCCTTCCCGGGCCGCACGGCATGGGGTGCCCTGGTCGCGGCGACGGTTCTGGCCACGGCCTATGGCACCCTGGCTGTGGGACTGCCCATCCACGCCTTTGTCACTGGCTACCTGCCCATCCCGGAACGCCTGGTGTGGTTGCCGGTGATCTTCCTGGGCACTTTGCTGTTCTTCAGTGCCGATGAATGGCTCACCCGGGGAGAAACCGGCACCACCGGCGCCCATGCCTTGACCAAGGTGCTGTTCCTGCTTTCCCTGGCGGGCGCGGTGGTGCTGCGCCTCGATGAGCTGTTCTTCCTGATCATCATCTTCCCGGCCATCGCCGTATTCCTGCTGGTCTATGGCCTGCTTGCACGCTGGGTCTTCACGGGAACCGGTCATCCCCTGGTGGGGGCCATCGCCGTGGCCTTCTCCCTGGCCTGGGGCATGAGCGTCACCTTTCCGCTGGTGGGGTACTGA
- the putP gene encoding sodium/proline symporter PutP — MSTEVDVNFALLATLVAYLILMVLVGMLAYRVTTNLSDYILGGRRLGAGTAALSAGASDMSGWLLLGLPGAVYAAGMNQIWIAVGLTIGAYLNWQFVAERLRRLTSVARDSITIPAYFENRFRDDTSALRVVSALVILVFFTFYTSAGLVAAGTLFEGTFDMDYRLALAVGAAVILVYTLLGGFLAVSWTDFIQGILMFVALILVPVITIMNLGGWTETTQMVGELEPGALDAFHDITLFGIISLMAWGLGYFGQPHVLTRFMAIRSPKDIPLARFIGVTWMVVALFGAIFTGFAGMAFFGEAGLDNPETVFILLIQTLFNPWVAGCLIAAVLAAIMSTIDSQLLVSSSALSEDFYKRFFRPQASDSELVWIGRGTVLGIGVLATLLALNPEAAVLDLVAYAWAGFGAAFGPVIILSVFWRGMNRNGALAGIVTGALTVLIWDRFDGGLFDMYEILPGFILATLAIILFSRVGKGPTEDMLREFDQVQGEMRRR, encoded by the coding sequence ATGAGTACGGAAGTGGATGTCAATTTCGCGCTGCTGGCGACGCTGGTTGCCTATCTCATCCTGATGGTGCTGGTGGGGATGCTGGCCTACCGGGTCACCACCAACCTCTCCGACTACATCCTGGGTGGACGGCGCCTGGGGGCTGGCACGGCGGCACTGTCTGCCGGGGCCTCGGACATGAGCGGCTGGCTGCTCCTGGGCCTGCCCGGAGCGGTGTATGCGGCGGGCATGAACCAGATCTGGATTGCCGTGGGCCTGACCATCGGCGCCTACCTCAACTGGCAATTCGTGGCCGAGCGATTGCGGCGACTCACCTCCGTGGCGCGCGACTCCATCACCATACCGGCCTATTTCGAGAATCGCTTCCGTGACGACACCTCTGCCCTGCGGGTGGTCTCGGCACTGGTGATCCTGGTGTTCTTCACCTTTTACACCTCGGCAGGCCTGGTGGCGGCGGGCACCCTGTTCGAGGGCACCTTCGACATGGATTACCGGCTGGCGCTGGCGGTCGGCGCGGCCGTGATCCTGGTGTACACCCTACTGGGAGGATTTCTGGCAGTCAGCTGGACCGACTTCATCCAGGGCATCCTGATGTTCGTGGCCCTGATCCTGGTACCGGTGATCACCATCATGAACCTGGGTGGCTGGACCGAAACCACCCAGATGGTGGGCGAACTGGAGCCCGGCGCCCTGGACGCCTTCCATGACATCACCCTGTTCGGGATCATCTCCCTGATGGCCTGGGGCCTGGGCTACTTCGGCCAGCCCCACGTGCTCACCCGCTTCATGGCCATCCGCAGCCCCAAGGACATCCCCCTGGCCCGCTTCATTGGCGTGACCTGGATGGTGGTGGCCCTGTTCGGCGCCATCTTCACCGGCTTTGCCGGCATGGCCTTCTTCGGGGAGGCAGGCCTGGATAACCCCGAGACCGTGTTCATCCTGCTCATCCAGACCCTGTTCAACCCCTGGGTGGCGGGCTGTCTGATTGCGGCCGTCCTGGCAGCCATCATGAGCACCATCGACTCCCAGTTGCTGGTGTCCTCCTCGGCCCTGTCGGAAGACTTTTACAAGCGCTTCTTCCGTCCCCAGGCCAGCGACAGCGAACTGGTATGGATCGGTCGGGGCACGGTGCTGGGCATCGGCGTGCTGGCCACCCTGCTGGCGCTGAACCCGGAGGCGGCGGTGCTGGATCTGGTGGCCTATGCCTGGGCCGGTTTTGGCGCCGCGTTTGGCCCGGTGATCATCCTCTCGGTGTTCTGGCGCGGCATGAACCGCAATGGCGCCCTGGCGGGGATCGTCACCGGCGCGCTGACGGTGCTGATCTGGGATCGCTTCGACGGCGGTCTGTTCGACATGTACGAGATCCTGCCCGGCTTCATCCTGGCCACCCTGGCCATCATCCTGTTCAGCCGCGTGGGCAAGGGGCCCACGGAGGACATGCTCAGGGAGTTCGATCAGGTGCAGGGCGAGATGCGGCGGCGCTGA